A portion of the Corynebacterium ammoniagenes DSM 20306 genome contains these proteins:
- the rpsK gene encoding 30S ribosomal protein S11, translated as MAQKTQSTSRRSGRRVVKKNVALGHAYIKSNFNNTIVSITDPSGAVISWSSSGQVGFKGSRKSTPFAAQMAAESAARKAMEHGMKKVDVFVKGPGSGRETAIRSLQAAGLEVSSISDVTPQPHNGCRPPKRRHV; from the coding sequence ATGGCTCAGAAGACTCAATCCACGTCGCGCCGTTCCGGCCGTCGTGTAGTCAAGAAGAACGTGGCCCTCGGCCACGCTTACATTAAGTCAAACTTCAACAACACCATTGTTTCCATCACGGATCCATCCGGTGCTGTTATCTCTTGGTCCTCTTCCGGACAGGTTGGTTTCAAGGGTTCACGCAAGTCCACTCCATTCGCAGCGCAGATGGCAGCTGAGTCTGCAGCTCGCAAGGCGATGGAGCACGGCATGAAGAAGGTTGACGTATTCGTTAAGGGCCCAGGTTCGGGCCGCGAAACCGCAATCCGCTCACTACAGGCTGCCGGCTTGGAAGTTTCGTCTATCTCTGACGTCACTCCTCAGCCACACAATGGCTGCCGACCACCGAAGCGTCGCCACGTTTAA
- a CDS encoding DNA-directed RNA polymerase subunit alpha has protein sequence MLISQRPQVTEEYIDSSRSRFVFEPLEPGFGYTIGNSMRRTLLSSIPGAAVTSIKIDGVLHEFTTISGVKEDVSEIILNVKNLVLSSDSDEPVVMYLSKEGPGAVTAGDIQPPAGVEIHNPELHIATLNDTAKLDMELVVERGRGYVPAAPTSGDIGRIPIDQIYSPVLKVSYKVEATRVEQRTDFDKLIIDVETKNSISARDALASAGGTLVELFGLARELNTAAEGIEIGPSPQESEYIAAYSMPIEDLNFSVRSYNCLKRQEIHTVGELAECTESDLLDIRNFGQKSINEVKIKLANLNLALKDTPEDFDPTQLEGYDAETGDFKDPAADSE, from the coding sequence ATGCTTATCTCACAGCGCCCACAGGTTACCGAGGAATACATCGATTCCTCCCGCTCCCGTTTCGTTTTCGAACCACTGGAGCCAGGTTTCGGTTACACCATCGGTAACTCCATGCGTCGCACCCTGCTGTCTTCCATTCCTGGTGCAGCAGTAACTTCCATCAAGATTGATGGTGTTCTCCACGAGTTCACCACCATCAGCGGTGTGAAGGAAGACGTTTCCGAGATCATCTTGAATGTCAAGAACTTGGTACTGTCCTCTGACTCTGATGAGCCAGTAGTGATGTACCTGAGCAAGGAAGGCCCTGGCGCAGTTACCGCTGGCGACATTCAGCCACCAGCTGGTGTGGAAATCCACAACCCAGAGCTGCACATTGCAACTTTGAATGATACTGCGAAGTTGGACATGGAACTCGTCGTTGAGCGTGGCCGTGGCTACGTTCCTGCAGCACCAACTTCTGGTGACATCGGACGCATTCCGATTGACCAGATTTACTCCCCGGTGCTGAAGGTCTCCTACAAGGTCGAAGCTACTCGTGTTGAGCAGCGCACCGACTTTGACAAGTTGATCATCGACGTGGAAACCAAGAACTCCATTTCTGCCCGCGACGCCCTGGCTTCGGCCGGTGGCACCTTGGTCGAGCTCTTCGGCCTGGCTCGCGAGCTGAATACCGCTGCTGAAGGCATCGAGATTGGACCATCCCCACAGGAGTCCGAGTACATCGCCGCTTACAGCATGCCTATTGAGGACTTGAACTTCTCCGTACGTTCGTACAACTGCCTGAAGCGTCAGGAAATCCACACCGTTGGTGAGCTCGCAGAGTGCACCGAGTCGGACCTGCTGGATATCCGCAACTTTGGACAGAAGTCCATCAACGAAGTGAAGATTAAGCTGGCTAACCTGAATCTGGCTCTCAAGGACACCCCTGAGGACTTTGATCCAACCCAGCTCGAAGGCTACGACGCAGAAACCGGTGACTTCAAGGATCCGGCTGCAGATTCCGAGTAA
- the rpsM gene encoding 30S ribosomal protein S13, translating into MARLAGVDLPRNKRMEIALTYIYGIGPSRSKELLEKTGISPDLRTDNLDDDQLSALRDAIEASFKVEGDLRRQVQADIRRKIEIGCYQGLRHRRGLPVRGQRTKTNARTRKGPKKTIAGKKK; encoded by the coding sequence ATGGCACGTCTAGCTGGTGTTGATCTTCCACGCAACAAGCGCATGGAGATCGCGCTCACTTACATTTACGGAATCGGCCCAAGCCGTTCCAAGGAGCTGCTGGAAAAGACCGGCATTTCTCCTGACCTGCGCACCGATAACCTGGACGACGATCAGTTGTCGGCGCTGCGTGACGCAATTGAAGCTTCCTTCAAGGTAGAGGGTGACCTCCGCCGTCAGGTTCAGGCTGACATTCGTCGCAAGATTGAAATCGGTTGCTACCAGGGTCTGCGCCACCGTCGTGGTTTGCCAGTCCGTGGTCAGCGTACCAAGACCAATGCGCGTACGCGTAAGGGTCCGAAGAAGACGATCGCAGGAAAGAAGAAGTAA
- the infA gene encoding translation initiation factor IF-1, translating to MAKEGAIEVEGRIVEPLPNAMFRVELDNGHKVLAHISGKMRQHYIRILPEDRVVVELSPYDLTRGRIVYRYK from the coding sequence ATGGCTAAGGAAGGCGCAATTGAGGTAGAGGGTCGCATTGTCGAGCCGCTGCCAAACGCAATGTTCCGTGTCGAGCTCGATAATGGGCACAAGGTTCTTGCTCACATTTCCGGCAAGATGCGTCAGCACTACATCCGTATTCTCCCAGAGGACCGTGTTGTAGTGGAGTTGTCTCCTTATGACCTGACCCGCGGACGCATCGTCTACCGCTACAAGTAA
- the rpsD gene encoding 30S ribosomal protein S4, producing the protein MARYTGPATRVSRRLRVDLVGGDMAFERRPYPPGQAGRNRIKESEYLLQLQEKQKAKYTYGVLERQFRRYYVEANRQPGKTGDNLVVLLESRLDNVVYRAGLARTRRQARQLVSHGHFTVNGKKTNVPSYQVSQYDIIDIRERSQKMEWFEEAQDRLGEAVVPAWLQVVPETLRILVHQLPERAQIDVPLQEQLIVELYSK; encoded by the coding sequence ATGGCTCGTTATACCGGCCCCGCTACTCGTGTATCCCGCCGTCTTCGCGTCGACTTGGTCGGTGGCGATATGGCTTTCGAACGCCGCCCATACCCACCGGGACAGGCTGGCCGAAACCGCATCAAGGAATCTGAGTACCTGCTGCAGCTCCAGGAGAAGCAGAAGGCAAAGTACACCTACGGTGTTCTTGAACGTCAGTTCCGTCGCTACTACGTAGAGGCAAACCGTCAGCCAGGCAAGACCGGCGACAACTTGGTTGTCCTGCTGGAATCTCGCCTTGACAATGTTGTCTACCGCGCAGGTCTGGCACGTACTCGTCGTCAGGCACGTCAGCTTGTCTCCCACGGTCACTTCACCGTGAACGGCAAGAAGACCAACGTTCCTTCCTACCAGGTTTCGCAATACGACATCATCGATATTCGCGAGCGTTCCCAGAAGATGGAATGGTTCGAAGAGGCTCAGGACCGTCTCGGCGAAGCTGTTGTTCCAGCTTGGCTGCAGGTTGTTCCTGAAACCCTGCGCATCCTCGTGCACCAGCTGCCCGAGCGCGCTCAGATCGACGTTCCGCTGCAGGAGCAGCTCATCGTCGAGCTTTACTCGAAGTAA